One Drechmeria coniospora strain ARSEF 6962 chromosome 01, whole genome shotgun sequence genomic region harbors:
- a CDS encoding RAB/GTPase protein codes for MMPNNRNYDFLIKLLLIGDSGVGKSCCLLRFSEDSFTPSFITTIGIDFKIRTIELDGKRVKLQIWDTAGQERFRTITTAYYRGAMGILLVYDVTDERSFNNIRTWFQNVEQHATEGVNKILIGNKCDWEDKRVVSQEQGQALADELGIPFLEVSAKSNINIDKAFYNLAADIKKRLIDSSKNDPSAGSGINVGDKGDGGMGGKCC; via the exons ATGATGCCCAATAATCGCAATTATGACTTCCTG ATCAAGCTGTTGCTGATAGGCGACTCCGGCGTCGGGAAGTCGTGCTGCCTGCTTCGCTTCAGCGAGGACTCCTTCACACCCTCcttcatcaccaccatcggCATCGACTTCAAGATCCGGACCATCGAGCTCGATGGGAAGCGCGTCAAGCTGCAGATCTGGGACACGGCCGGCCAGGAGCGCTTCCGCACCATCACAACCGCCTACTACCGCGGCGCCATGGGCATCCTGCTAGTATACGACGTCACCGACGAGCGATCCTTTAACA ACATCCGAACCTGGTTCCAAAACGTCGAGCAACACGCCACCGAGGGCGTCAACAAGATCCTCATCGGCAACAAGTGTGACTGGGAGGACAAGAGGGTCGTCTCGCAAGAACAAGGCCaggcgctcgccgacgagctgggcATCCCCTTCCTCGAAGTCTCGGCCAAGAGCAACATCAACATCGACAAGGCCTTCTacaacctcgccgccgacatcAAGAAGCGGCTCATCGACAGCTCCAAGAACGAcccgtcggccggctcgggcatcaacgtcggcgacaagggcgacggcggcatgggCGGCAAGTGCTGCtga
- a CDS encoding endoglucanase — MKFIVTAFGLSSLASAHTIFTTLFVNGKSQGDGTCVRMPLDGATSTGPVYPITGDDMACGRNGGDAVKFTCPAPRASTLTFQFRIWSNGEKPGVIDKSHLGPCAVYLKKVTDMYKDKPAGSGWFKIWEDGLDTKTGQWCVNRLIDNKGLLSVKLPAGLPSGYYLVRPEILALQNVPQGDPQFYLGCAQIFVQDGPQTELQIPSGHEASIPGHVNASTPGLTYNIYEKGQGEYLIPGPKVYIPGGYDGKDAKSEASGDGGAGAKQEQKQGKVPNDCVVKNANWCAKPLPAYETEDGCWAATKACYDQGQTCWDSAPPSGDANCKLWQDYCKTIEGACQARKTQGPPKFDGVEKTTPVSAEMLQPWNDVFKGQSGAGDGVKSVASTPSPMATTLVKVTSTSVPGGEEETTGVAGGEEEATGVPGGEDETAPKPTRTVTATYVGTLPTAVYPAPPDVAGSSSTGGFSSAVPVESETDPVKVSVDGRAGVGGQQDTAAADASRVLETVRSKVLGEGQSPQPPSRSTSGGPRRKATFDICTPTMIAGYLKRFERAITIRKGSLSSFFTSLSPFRSNFTLLQAASTPAGTPNREATFNFRRTVEKGVDDATGDVSAS, encoded by the exons ATGAAATTCATAGTCACTGCTTTTGGCCTCAGCTCGCTGGCGAGTGCCCACACCATCTTTACGACCCTCTTCGTCAACGGCAAGAGTCAGGGCGATGGCACATGCGTGCGGATGCCCCTTGACGGGGCCACTTCGACCGGACCGGTGTATCCCATCACGGGTGACGACATGGCTTGCG GGCGAAACGGTGGTGACGCCGTCAAGTTCACCTGCCCGGCACCCCGGGCGTCGACGCTCACGTTCCAGTTCCGGATCTGGTCCAACGGAGAGAAGCCAGGCGTGATAGACAAAAGCCATCTCGGCCCCTGCGCGGTCTACCTCAAAAAGGTCACGGACATGTACAAGGACAAGCCTGCAGGCTCGGGCTGGTTCAAGATCTGGGAGGATGGGCTGGACACCAAGACGGGTCAATGGTGCGTCAACCGGCTCATCGACAACAAAGGCCTCCTGTCCGTCAAGCTCCCGGCCGGATTGCCTTCCGGGTACTACCTCGTGCGGCCGGAGATTCTCGCGCTGCAAAACGTTCCGCAGGGTGATCCGCAGTTCTACCTCGGCTGCGCCCAGATCTTTGTGCAGGATGGTCCGCAGACGGAGCTCCAGATCCCGAGCGGCCACGAAGCCAGCATCCCCGGACACGTCAACGCGTCCACGCCGGGACTCACTTACAACATCTACGAAAAGGGCCAGGGAGAATACCTGATCCCCGGCCCGAAAGTCTACATTCCCGGAGGCTACGACGGGAAGGATGCGAAGTCGGAAGCCAgcggggacggcggcgccggagcGAAGCAGGAGCAGAAGCAGGGCAAGGTGCCCAACGACTGCGTTGTCAAGAACGCCAACTGGTGCGCCAAGCCGCTGCCGGCATACGAGACGGAGGACGGATGCTGGGCCGCGACGAAGGCGTGCTACGACCAGGGCCAGACGTGCTGGGACAGCGCGCCACCGAGCGGCGATGCAAACTGCAAACTGTGGCAGGATTACTGCAAGACGATCGAGGGGGCGTGCCAGGCTCGGAAGACGCAGGGCCCACCCAAGTTTGATGGTGTCGAGAAGACGACTCCCGTGTCGGCCGAGATGCTTCAGCCGTGGAACGACGTGTTCAAGGGGCAGTCTGGAGCAGGCGACGGAGTGAAGAGtgtcgcctcgacgccgtcgccgatggcgaccACATTGGTCAAAGTCACCTCCACCAGCGTgccaggcggcgaggaggagaccACTGGCGTCGCGGGCGGAGAGGAAGAGGCCACTGGCGTGCcaggtggcgaggacgagacggcgccTAAGCCTacgaggacggtgacggccaCATACGTGGGCACACTTCCGACGGCAGTCTACCCTGCTCCCCCCGATGTCGCGGGTTCGTCTTCGACCGGAGGATTCTCCTCTGCCGTTCCTGTCGAGTCCGAGACAGACCCTGTCAAGGTGTCGGTGGACGGGAG GGCTGGTGTGGGAGGACAACAAGATACTGCGGCTGCGGATGCCAGCCGGGTTTTGGAGACTGTCCGAAGCAAGGTGCTCGGTGAAGGACAAtcgccgcagccgccatCTCGATCGACAAGCGGAGGTCCAAGGCGAAAGGCGACGTTCGATATTTGCACTCCGACGATGATTGCAGGGTATCTGAAAAGGTTTGAGCGCGCGATTACGATCAGGAAGGGGTCTCTCTCTTCGTTTTTTACTTCTCTCTCCCCTTTTCGATCAAATTTCACTCTCCTCCAAGCAGCATCTACTC CGGCTGGCACGCCAAACCGAGAAGCGACGTTCAATTTCCGCAGGACGGTCGAGAAGGGAGTCGACGATGCAACCGGTGATGTGTCGGCGAGCTAG
- a CDS encoding hypothetical protein (related to AAA family ATPase), whose amino-acid sequence MVKKSIDVKVRPLANNTGLEKASLAGAARVYVTKDALLSLSNGLESRPCILDKIPGDGGEPPLPKREALLCANPQGMSAHVVLMTRAFLEASGFKLGDQLSICLTAAASVPDADEVVVEDVSDEDDKSSLGTKYAPCWEHSLSISMNRAEIVFPGMVFEGVNINKFRRNYKVLTVNAQTNNVAKFKLSSTALRISSLPAEEEVDEAALPAGELTVTGIPGLAAQISTLNSFLRGFTRPFLLPDERSSCGLVIHGGPGTGKTLILKRLEATRWGKTYWVEPTDKMSTMRETFKLARASAPSIIFIDGLEKITGKDRSNREFVIDILAKELGSLSAEIQSTQALPQVVVIATCRDYMLEVPEDLQRRPYFRTNIALPIPRASERLEILRFYNPAIRPEEKEACLVGISQKTHAYSGDDLVNLIEDAAKCLRRRLDDMELADDAKQEHLLTTIDMEAALRITRPTAMHDINLKPPTIHWKDVGGQEPLKRVLQRMIKKTKGTQPAALPVLRHPPKGLLLYGPPGCSKTLSAQAMATESGFNFFAVKGAELLNMYVGESERAVRTLFERARAASPSIIFFDEIDSIGGQRGGGPGGASAASRSTGAVNMLTTLLTEMDGFEALTGVLVLAATNRPEAIDPALIRPGRFDQVVYVGPPDGVAREAVFTVHLRGLAVADDIDIPELARRADGYSGAEIKAIINEAGLAVEERYDDDETGTARFELAMDDLIAAMDKTPRRITREMVESYEDWHLQFTSRLK is encoded by the exons ATGGTCAAGAAGAGCATCGACGTCAAGGTCCGGCCTCTCGCCAACAACACAGGCCTCGAAAAGGCGTccctggccggcgccgcccgcGTCTACGTTACCAAAGACGCCCTCCTCTCGCTGTCCAACGGTCTCGAGAGCAGGCCATGCATTCTCGACAAGATTCCCGGTGATGGCGGGGAGCCACCCTTGCCCAAGAGGGAAGCCCTCCTCTGCGCCAACCCCCAGGGTATGAGTGCTCACGTCGTCCTCATGACCCGTGCCTTCCTCGAGGCCTCGGGCTTCAAGCTCGGTGACCAGCTGAGCATCTGCCTGACCGCTGCCGCCTCGGTgccggacgccgacgaggtggttgtcgaggacgtctcggacgaggacgacaagTCCTCGCTTGGTACAAAGTATGCTCCATGCTGGGAGCATTCCCTGAGCATCTCCATGA ATCGCGCCGAGATTGTGTTTCCTGGAATGGTGTTTGAGGGCGTAAATATCAATAAATTCCGCCGCAACTACAAAGTCCTCACCGTCAATGCACAAACGAACAACGTGGCCAAGTTCAAGCTCTCGTCCACAGCTTTGCGTATTTCCTCGTTACCGGCCGAAGaagaggtcgacgaggctgcaTTGCCGGCCGGCGAACTCACCGTCACGGGAATCCCCGGCTTGGCTGCCCAGATTAGCACCCTCAACAGCTTCCTCCGCGGATTCACACGCCCCTTTCTCCTCCCCGATGAGCGATCCTCCTGCGGTCTCGTCATACACGGCGGGCCCGGCACGGGGAAAACCTTGATTCTCAAACGGCTTGAGGCTACGAGATGGGGCAAGACGTACTGGGTCGAGCCGACGGACAAGATGTCGACCATGCGGGAGACGTTCAAGCTAGCGCGCGCCTCGGCGCCAAGTATCATCTTCATCGATGGCCTTGAAAAGATTACGGGAAAGGACCGCTCCAACCGCGAGTTTGTCATCGACATTCTCGCCAAGGAGCTCGGTTCCCTGTCCGCCGAGATACAGAGCACTCAGGCCCTTCCGCAGGTCGTGGTCATCGCTACCTGCCGGGACTATATGCTCGAGGTTCCCGAAGACCTTCAGAGGAGGCCCTACTTCCGCACAAACATCGCCCTCCCCATCCCTCGTGCCTCCGAGCGCCTCGAGATCCTCCGCTTTTACAACCCTGCCATCAGGCCCGAGGAGAAGGAAGCCTGTCTCGTGGGCATCTCCCAGAAGACGCATGCCTACAGCGGTGACGACCTTGTCAATCTGATCGAGGATGCAGCCAAATGCCTTCGGCGACGACTGGATGACATGGAGCTGGCGGACGATGCGAAACAGGAGCACCTTCTTACCACGATCGATATGGAGGCCGCCCTGCGCATCACCCGTCCCACCGCCATGCACGACATTAACCTCAAACCACCGACGATACACTGGAAGGACGTGGGCGGCCAAGAACCGCTCAAGAGGGTCCTCCAGCGCATGATCAAGAAGACCAAGGGCACCCAGCCGGCAGCGCTTCCCGTCCTCCGCCACCCACCCAAGGGCTTGCTGCTCTACGGCCCACCAGGCTGCTCCAAGACGCTTTCGGCccaggccatggccacggAGTCGGGCTTCAACTTCTTCGCCGTCAAGGGTGCCGAGCTGCTCAACATGTATGTCGGCGAGTCAGAGCGCGCCGTCCGCACTCTTTTTGAGCGCGCGAGAGCCGCCAGCCCGTCCATCATCTTCTTTGACGAGATCGACTCCATCGGCGGCCAGAGGGGTGGCGGGCccggcggcgcctcggcTGCTTCTCGAAgcaccggcgccgtcaaCATGCTGACCACCCTGCTGACCGAGATGGACGGCTTCGAGGCTCTCAcgggcgtcctcgtcctcgcggcCACGAACCggcccgaggccatcgacCCGGCCCTCATCCGGCCCGGCCGCTTTGACCAGGTGGTGTACGTGGGCCCGCCCGATGGTGTCGCCCGCGAGGCCGTCTTCACCGTCCACCTGCGCGGTCTTGCCGTCGCGGACGATATTGACATTCCCGAGCTCGCTCGCCGCGCCGACGGCTACTCGGGCGCTGAGATCAAGGCCATCATAAACGAGGCCggcttggccgtcgaggaaaggtacgacgacg